The sequence GGATGGCAGCCAAAGAATTCTTGAGATAGCACATCCTTATCAATCAGCAGCCTGACACGGCGGTTTTTATCGTTCATAAGCCCAATGACCGAGACAGAGCCGGGAGTGATATCCAGGAATTCTTCCATGAATTCCGGTTCTGCAAAAGAGAGTCTGGCGGAACCGATTTGCTTAGAAAGGGCAGCAGTACGGAATTTCTTTCCGCCGGGCAGCAGCAGGAGATAGAAATCAGTTTTCTGGGCATTGCGGAGAAATAAATTTTTGCAGATTTCTATTTTTAACAGTGCATCAACCTCCCGGCAGGCTTCTATGGTGGGAAGTGGGGAGTGATCCACCCGTTGATAGGATATATTCAATTTTTCCAGTAGGTCATAGGTGCGGATTTCCTTGGGAAGACGCCCGGTTTGATCATTGGGACTCCCGTCATAAAGGGTTTTATCCAGGTAAAAGGTTTCGTTTGTATGAACCATGAGTTGCACTTCCTTTTGTCTTTTTATGATTTATTATATATGAGAGAGGAAATAATTCAAGTATTTCTTGAGTGAGTGAAAGTATTTAGTGGTATTGGCGGTGGAGATGTATTATAATAGGTGTGAATAAAAATGGAAGCTAAAGGCCCGGCGGAAAGGTAGGATTGGAAGTATTTTTTGAGGCGGCCGGGATTTTATTGTGTAAAGGGATTAAAATAGAAATGGATT is a genomic window of Lacrimispora sphenoides containing:
- a CDS encoding prolyl-tRNA synthetase associated domain-containing protein, which gives rise to MVHTNETFYLDKTLYDGSPNDQTGRLPKEIRTYDLLEKLNISYQRVDHSPLPTIEACREVDALLKIEICKNLFLRNAQKTDFYLLLLPGGKKFRTAALSKQIGSARLSFAEPEFMEEFLDITPGSVSVIGLMNDKNRRVRLLIDKDVLSQEFFGCHPCINTSSLKFKTEDLLDKFLPAIQCEYTLVDLPTEQE